tcaattaggctatcttataagaaatgaaatttaattttcgcggcggatcataaattattaaattgaacgtgcagagtttagaagcaatttcaatctttttcttcgatcgagtgcatgtacctgtatatcactggaaattaaatcatttcattattttaaatcattttaggaatgtacatgtatcgaataatctcaaacagccaaattgaaaattgaatttgttatatattagatgcaaaatcaaagacattttgttatttctaaccatataggacaggatattcaaacacgtacatgtagcatcgttatttgaaagtgtgtgtgtgtgtgtggagggggggggggggttaggtgggcagcttcatcaaataaaattcttgacaaggaatttaaaaaatggggaattttgaaaatcctaatccgtaggtgGGAGGGGgtgtttacattttaacttcaatttaattcaattaaaattactttattttttggttccatttattacatgctccgacaaaagtgaaagatccatgatatctctattttttatatgaccagttaagaaaatagagtGAGTAAGACCATCTACACATCATGTGCTCTGGCCTAACTTGAACTCGCCCACTAATCGGCgagccaaaattatgaatgagacgtattatggcgcgaagtctttctttaccattcacgcaacaGCTGAGACCTCAGATAGATCCATCGGCATAGATCCATTGGGAGGGTGTCAACTAATAACgacatatattatactttggattgaatgttttagaagaaatctaTCCAAATAACATACACACTTAATTGACTagcaattgtttgatgtacatttacatttgtacacgcgagtgaaacccttttccagatgaatgaaatcgcccaattgatcgaaaatcgggtcacacgtaCCCAACTTCGGCGAATTACTTGTACGTAGCccctccagtaaatattccaattatatgaatttatatttgtttaattaatccaaactgatgattctttgttaatgatgataatccaacaccaactattacttacattgtactacttagacaatgtgtatcatcttgttgcgatgacacctccctcttttttttttttgacctttcaaatatggcaatctatttttaaatcaggattacacacgtgcaatgtgaaaagcccttttaattgaacactcttgctcattgttgcttattacatcccatataacgttttcatcaattatgaatataaatgttgacacattaaagatgcatcgtcaggcaatttttaattcaagcttgtgggccggtgccccccccccccccccactttttctcacagcaattAATTTTTCCGGATTAGGatattgaagattttgggaaaaacttttttttctttttttttttttttgttgttttcaagccatgataagcatgataaaaaggactctcaaaataagaaaatagacgcaaagcgcaaagtaaactgcattcacgGCATATGTTCACATGGTATTCCTATTCCTATTCTATTCCtattttggactcgtccactattactacgaaaaaattaatgaatgagacattctgattctggcgcggagtcttgtaaatgaaatttccattgatctgaatggatttttccgtgagggtcggggtaggtataaaaacaaatttaatcgttcaaggttttgaattgttaacaacgatatatcagatcgaatgttttagaacgatttataaatccaaaatacagtcatttttaatcggTTGACACAAATGAAATCACGTCCAGCAGAACTCCCTGGCATTTtagtgtatgttattataaatttatgattttgtttgttaataacaattcaacatcaattattaattaacaatgtacactctagaacgctaatacacaattttgttgcgatgacccccccccccccccccggccattataccaatttttaaatcaggattacacacgtgcttgcatgtgcagaagataatctggaacttaactgatagctatatcatctctttggaaatttatttctccgtaagcaaatacgtatagtaactgatacatgcaattgtgaaaaccatagaggaatgcatgatctgcgcataataactaactgcttgatacaatatttcttttttccaacatgttttaagtcaataataatatgaaaatatatgcttgacttcatatcggatattactcattttctttattccccttttcaataaacaaaacaaaccaacagaccaaattgatccagatgaatataattatcaaaaataaacctaaaaaacaaactacacattcatccttcacccacaatattgccttttccatatttgtcatcgtggtagatctgtgtaacaatctattaagtaggtgcttgcacgacatagaaccggcccttgctgaccacgttttcattaacacatataaaggaaaaaaaatatttagattttttcttggatttattttgatgtaaataaaaaagagaagaaattagttctataatatatatgcgatgtaaatcttttttccatgcaatatttcgtataaaacaacgaagagtagtatcttgaaactttattcaaatttttattagacctttaaattgtaaaatgctaacattgaaatttgtgcccgatttcttttttttaaggtaaaactttattgattaaataaaactgattctttgagacaaaataaattaattgacaTAATTAGTTTGACATTCTCTAAGTGCAGttctgtagctcttagtctgaaaaagaatcggatggacgacctaggacccagatcgtccatccaaatttcttgaatgttgccatttctttcgtacgcggacaCATGTTGGCcaaatactcaccgagactaaatggttcgtattttaagttttaactgcgtttaaaggtaatattggaattccgataattttgaaaatgattgattaaataaaaatggttaaaattaccgttaaattaccggcatcggtcttccccATGCACGAATCTAGAAGAGTAGggtgagggttccagaccccaccccaacccccgcaaaatttctttccattatatgtacaatataaaattacaaaaatatgccttgGACATCCCCATGCatactcaaataaccgtcagacactcaaccgtcagacactcaacccccaccccaggaaaatttttcttatccgcgcatgcccccctcccctcccccccccccacccctcaaaaaaacaaaattattcttcagaacctcctgtaaaatttccaggatctccgcatacattctaaaagattcattggccctcgctttcgataaaaaatgcgagtaaaatgttGGTCTTTTTACGTAcataccgggcatacccactgtgtgattataatcgtcgtccatattctgtgtatattgagtcaattatgatgattagataagtttctcaaaataaaatgcacatgcaaaaaaacaacatgcggcgaatcaaactttagacaacttttaaagatttgtatttgcttatatacatgtactttgtttcttttacacagtgtttatacatctaatattgcaccatggtcaggtatcaatttttgtattacgtcacaagtatgacgcagctacgacggaagacctaatcgttgcttgcaacgagctcgtctctagttaaatatatataattctacGAATCGAAAATGTAATGATACACAGGCTTCTTGAATTTAAGGTTTTAAGGTTAATATAACATATCTAATAGTTAAGATACTGTAATTTATATATgcaaaagatataaaataatagtttcaaaataatgatttctttattttgtgcTTTTGTACAAGCGAGCACTGTAAACACATTCATTATTCAAACAATAGTTACTTATTTTGCTACAGAGAAAAAGACATTTTAGTGCGTCTGAATGAGAAAAACACTCTTGGATCACTTGAGTATGATCATGAAGGCATCCTTGAGCTCTTTCGGACACTGCCAACGTTAAAGACCATTTCAATGGTAACAATTTAACATAttgcaaatttattttttaagttttataacAGTTCATTAAGTCATTCCATACATcactgaaattttatttgattcgTTTTGATTATatgaatactgtatacaggtaaATTTTCGCTCTCGTTTTATTTTCTGCTCTTTCGCCCTCGGTGTAAGTAACTATACAAATTTACGACTTTGCAAAGAAAATACTGTTGATTAAAACATAgctgattaaatatagaatatatatttctaaCTGTATAAGAGCCAATTTAAGACAGAGGCAAGCCATGTTAATgtgtagaagaaaaaaaaatgtgaatcattatttctgtgaaaaatacaacttttcaaatttatcttttacaatttaaggAAACATACAATGGGAAATCGGAAACGTTCACAACCGTCGAATTTCTACTCGAAGGAACTAAAGAAGGTTAATTATTATGGATATGTTCATTGATCCGTTTGACAGATATGCTTATTCATCTTTTATGCTCTTTTGTTACTAATCTGCTTTTATTCTCtattcttattttcttttttcctgTATGAAATGGGACCTGTAAAGGATCtgagataatttttttcttgatattttgtaattaaaatgattGATTTCTCCACTCTAAATGTCTgacaaaaatttgaatgttataaTTCAAGTTTTAAACGAGAAACAGAGATAAGATTGCATTGTTATGTAATCAAAGCTCGAGTTTTATATTTGCTGACAAATAATGTAAAggaagaaaattatcatttctttgacaaagGAGCTCTTGAAAAACAAGATAAACGGATTGAttggtttataaataatattatcaacgAAAGAAAGCAATATTTGGCTAAAGTGTATATCAGTAccacacatatgtaaacaaaaacaatttgaaaaaattccACCTTTgtctacaaaacaaaaaattcaaactgcttgactttcaaatttatgAAGCATTAAAATTACCTATGTTAACCATTCtagacataaaaaattgaaaaatggaatttaaaagtttaagatCTAATCGTACGTAAGTCCCTTTAAAACCAGTTGTCCGAAACGCGGTATACAAATATCTCTTTTTCTTAATGCATAACCTATAATTAACAAATGTTTCCTATTACTTTTCAAAAaagttttgcatttaatatgtATCTTGATATGTTTATccatactagactttgacccgtgcgtgcacggttTGActttgcatatgatatcggacctTTACCAAATAGATACATTCTTGACATTTTCATTAcaaagctttaagcctacagtaatgctattaatttcactactaCCTGCATAGTTAGAATAATCCAACTGCGTCTTGGGACAGACCTTCACCATAGTTAAAATACCTCCAATCACCCGTAATATAGCAGAAGCTTGCAGAATCgttccgaaacgattttggaaaaaaaataatgaagttgcattgaaaataacagtaaaattattcataacaaaccaattTGATGCTGTAAATACttatcatctaaaaatttaattcatatcattgaagaattcaacaattttttcaccaacgtttttttACTCGCTTtcaatttacacaccatgttgacattcggaactctcgggatttttttatagtaaatgcactgtgttagagttagctctcgtattttctttgatgaacagaatatatagctaatttccaatgaaaatttacacgtatttttaTTATCGTTTCCGAGTTTACCCATGCAGATGTGGTATTGTGGAAACGTAAACTAAAGaccctcccgtgatttagcttGAATGTAATGCCCATGCGCAGGATTGTagaatccaaaaaatccagatgatttccggaattttttatggaattttcgttgattattaagtagcgaagcttgattgtgaaaaaataataacaaattggtaatcttcaagtaccaatgatgtttgaaatatataaacaaaagacagtattcttccgatttatcggtatcaaagcccaaaaattcgagtctattatttttatatagaagTATCTATATCTTTCAATATAGAAAATAATTATCTATAGCTTCTTATAGTTTAATGCATCGTGCAATATTAATTAGATAtgatggttattttttttatttttaaacataataaaacaataaaaaaaaaaaatttcacaattaGGAAAATCTAAATCAAAGAGAAAGGTATTTCGGAAACGtcattgtcattttttgtttaatgtcaaaaataacactacaattaAAGATCTAAGGCATACGTTGCGAATAGATGATTTTCCATCACAAGgagtgaaatatttgagttgtattttaaagaaatatcacatttaatatttgtattctAAATTAAAGTCGTgattcataaaatattaatgtCAACTTCCTTACTTCATCAATTGGAAATAGatgtatgtttgttttattaaatgaaatattttgaagttgattttatattttgaaagaaatcaTAGTCAAAGAAAACTCAGTAATGCTTACGGCCCAACCACCTTCAGTAGAAGCACTTATATATCAGAGAGGTAATACATCATTGGCTTATCAGAATGGTCAGCTTGCCTTATGCAAATCTGCAAATTTTCTGACAGACTGTACACGTAAGTTTTccaaatttgtattttgttaaattctTACTGTACAATAattgtcagagagagagagagagagagagagagagagagagagagagagagagggagagagagagagagattaattaTACATTATCAAAGTATGCTCAGAATTCCGTAATGTATTTTTCTTCTGCCTATATTGGCGAATTACGTATCTCAATTAACAaggatattttcttttttttaaagaccattTTGTTGTGAAGAAAACGTTAGATGAAGGCTTTTATAATGTATACACTTTTCAAGtgcagaaaaataaatcaaaatttcttgGCCTCAACGGAAGAAAACTTGAAATCATTGTAAGGGTATTATTAGTTTCATACGAATATCcaattttaatttgcatttgcatttaaaaacaaGTTTTTGAAATGCAGTTATTCGTAACAACTAcagtatttactttttatttaaaaggacGGAACAGACGAGGCttatattaaatcatttcaaatagaaaaaataaaaagggaTTCTTTCCTGAAACCACGTGGAAAAGATGGTAAGCGTCGGTCAAGTTAACTTGTTTGTATGTGCATGCATATTCTTTCTTCCACAGTTGCAATTGAACCCTTATATTGTTGACAATTtagatacaaaaataaatagtgAACTTGTCATACTGATGATTACTCAATAAACTGAAATATTAGTTTTCATTTATGTTTGCACCACATGTGTTGGATATAGAAGTTGGATTTTTCAAGTCCTAGGCAGAAAATGATATAAcacttttaaatacacattaaaTGCttacttttaatttcatttctttacgTTCATACACACTTTAGACTGTTTAGAAACTGTCgcatgaacattttaaattcattcGTAAAATGGAAGCAAATACaatagaaaaaagaagaattgtttatgctatatatttttaattaatttcagatATGTATGtctattataacaaatttaaaggaATTTACGAAGCTGTGAGTCGAGCAGATGCTCTCAAAGATGAAGGGTTTGGAATGATTATTATACCAACACCATGTCAACCATAAAAGGGACCGACGTCTAAGAAAACACTTCATTCTTCTTAATTTGTTATTCCACCACTAATTTAAAAGAGGGCCGCttatttaaagcattttaacCTTAAAATATCAGTTTAAACTTTTAGACATAATAAGAAGGTTTTTATTTAGACGTGTTCGTAGATTTTCATTTGCTGTTTCAACATCGCAACTTTTTTTTCTCTGGAATGAAAGAAAATTTCTCACGGACATGTTGTATATTTGACTTTGATTTGCATCGGCTATTGTCTTATTCATACCATGTATTGTATGTAATGAGTCTAATCGTAGATATGTATCGCAGTGCGCAGTATACACTTATTCAGTAGCTGTGAATCAGATAGCTCTCCTTTCAAGCCCGAGGCAGGTACAGACGGGAAATTGTCAATTGTGTAGAGTTTTATGGAACAGCTGTCCAAATTAAAGCTAAGGGATGTGTGATGTATTATACGGATGTTTAATGCAGTGCATTTTAAGTGTCTTGTCATCAGTAACTCtatcaatatataatttatcaCCTACAGCTATTGAAAAATTTTGTGTTAATGATGTATGTGCCTGCTGATCAGCTATTCACAAGGAAAATTGTATCAATAAGAGCACTTTTACGTTCTTAACATTATCTAATTAATTCTATCTGCACCCCGGGTATGGCTTTGGAatactttcaaaaaataattacactATCAAAAAAGTTATATCCGCATAAAGTTCATAAATTaggatttaaacattttatcagAAACCGACTatgactccccccccccccccccccccccgacacaTTTTTGGTATTCTAACTTTATTTATCCAATCAATTAatcctttatttttaaattggcatgatgttcattaatatttatttttgttgtgtctttatttaaaatctattaatatataaatgtgtgtgttattttttaaatgtatggcCAGTATTCTCATCCAGTTTCATCTTTTTTTGTTCGTAATATTCCAAATTAAAGAaagtttatacataaaaaaaagattttttgttcagtTGATTTATAGAAGAACGGTgtttgataatgaaataaaatgatattaatcattggtaaaatgaataagaaaaacACCGACATGAATTGGtctttatttattgttaaataaatgaaaattgaataaaattcaaTGGACTAGCTAATATTATGTCATGTCCCTTAAACTGGTGTTGTAATCGATTACATTTAGATCCTAGCAGCTAAAAACTGATATTACTTGATATTTAGATTATAATAACCACTTAAAACTGAAAAAAGCAAATATCTTCACAAATGTGCCTCATGTTACTGTAACGTCGATGTTTGTGACGCTCGTGAAAGACCATGACAATATTAAACATGCGATATGTTCTTCAAGTGCATTAAGAATACCTAGTACGTTATAAATCTGAGAACATATAAAGCATCGTCTATACGTTTTAagtcaatcaacatttacaattCTTATAAGcaagttttttttcattaaccAGCTACAGTTTATGTGTTTCAATGTTATCCACGTTAACTGCACAAACTCCATAAATTTGCACGGACAGGCCACATACCACATAACTATAACGCCCGCTACAGTCTTACATGTGTCCAGATAAAACACAActataacattttatagtttaaaaaaacataccAAAGATATACATGCCTTTGTATAGTTAATGTATATCAACAGTGTTCTCTTTTTCTCGGAGTTTGGTCTTCTTGGTGGATATTCAGACTGAGAATAACAGTTTGTGCCATGCAAGCATCCTATTCTGTCAAATAAAGAGTGGCGATCTCCAAAAGACAATCACATGTTATTCACTCCGATTTAaagatatatgtttttataCTGTTTATTGATAAGAGCATGTAATCTTTAATAGTGTACATGTAAAGTATGATTCTCCGAAACCGATTTTCTCCATATTAACCTTGATGATATTGCATAATGCTGAACACATTAGTAATCAAAGACAAAAGTAATGACAATTTTATTCTTTCTACTcccaaataaatgtaaaaatcagTAATCAAACCTAATTATAAAGGAGCGTTACAAACTAAGTTCCACTGATTGAAATGATATCAAAACTtgttttttatcacattttatatatacaagcGCATGACAATGAATACACAGCGTGTTGCGTATGTGCGCACTGATTTAAACGGAATTTGTTTCTTtgtaatattggattttcttcactttgcTTGTGCTTCGCTCAGCCACAAATATATTATCTCTTGTGTCTACACATAGATAACAGGGATGGTCTAATTCGCAGTTGTTAATGTATCGTAAGAACGCTCCGTCAAAATCTAAGATGTGGATACGTTTGTTGTTATAGTCTGCAGTCAGGATCCGACAGCGACTGTCTGTAGCTATGCCGTGTGGATTAAATGGTCGTTTTGTTGATGGTAATTGTGTTGCTTGACCGGTGTATTTAAACCAAAGCTTCCCTGATTTATTCAACGCCACCACTGCACCAGCATCCGTATCGCAAACACAAATATCCAGGTTCTTGTTCTCAGTGATGTATTTCGTATTATATAATCCAGATGAAAAGAGAGGCTGTTCTTTATCATTCGATTGAAaactttgtttttcttcggagCCAGAATACCGCACAACTTTGGTTTGCTTATAATCATCACTGGTCATGATAACCAGGATATCATCACCAGCAGAGGCACTGCAGACACTGAGAGGCCTCCATCCACGAAGTCTAACAGCTTCGTGAATCTTATCGTTCTTTATTATGTTCACAGTGCTGTCATTGTGATCTgcataaactagatccccattCATTGTGACTGTTATGTCCTGTGGCGTGTTTCCCGACCTAGTTTTGATAGACTTTAAAAGCTTTCCATTCAGGTTATAGAGTTTCATGATTTTGTCATTACCGAGTGACCataattctttatcatttaGGCAGGTCACATTGTAAAGGTATTTATAGCATGTGTCGATAGTAACAGTTATTTTTGGTACATCCATCAGAGATCGTTCTGGGGGAGAGGGCTCGATTTCTTTGATTGTCATGGGACATTCATTTTTCTCTGTGGTTAAATATAATGCTGAAAGTGAGCCAAACTGTTGACTAAGCTGATCTCTATTGATTTTCTGCGGAGTAAAGTTTGGTAAGGTCATTTTGAGCTTGACAGGCAATCTCCAAAATTCAGCATTCCTAGGAAAGTAGGAAAATACAAAACTGGCATCTTTCGAACTAAGAATTTGTTTCAGAGTAGCAATGTtgtgttttatttcagaaaTCCTGCGATCGATTTCCCCTTCTTGTTTGCATAGGACAGTCAAAGTTTTAGATTCTTTCTTATCAAGGTCAAATTTGAGGCTTTTGATAATGTCGTCTATTTCTCTATGCCACACTTCACCTTGTTTATCGAAGGCACTTTTCAGTGTTTTAGAGGTTTTATCGAGATCAGCTTTTTGAACTTGTATACCGTGTGCCAACTCTTGGTAGCGAGGAAAAACGAAATTTTCTAGTTCGTCCAAATCTTTCCTCAAAATTTCCTTTTTACTATTTAGGTTTTGAAATATGTCTTCTTGTTTATGCCCTAAATGTTCTCCAGAAGAGATACAATGcgcacaaataggaatgtcacattgttcacagtggAGTTCGCATTGTTTGGTGGGGTGTTTCCTACACTTCAAATAATGAGTTGTCAAGGATTGTCTAAGAGGCACTACATTATGGTCCGTAGAGTAATCAGAGAAATGGTTTTCCACACAATTTTTACACAGATGTATATGACAAACTGAACAATGCAGGAGAGCCTCAGAAGTTTTGCATATGGTGCAGCGTACAACATCCTGGGCACTGTTCCAGGGGTCCATAGTCGTTACCTTTTACGTCTTGTAGTAGATTATTCtatagaaaaaaagttttgttgatatgtatttacattaaaatatatgaaaacagATTCAGTTTTACATATAATTTGTAACAATTTCGATTCTTGATATCTAAGCGTCATTACCAGTTTAACTGGTAATAATCAGACCAGAAATTTACCCATCATTTTTTAAACGTTAAAATTTtctcattcttttttttaagcgCTTGCAATTCATTGAAACAAAGTGTCTCCTAAACACAAACCCcaaccccaccccccacccccccaaaaaaaaacaaagaaaaaaaatgaagcaaaCAAACTAAGCATgcgtaaaagatttttttcactCCGCTaagaaaattgtatttaattgcaaaaaaaaaaaaacaaaaacaaaaacaaaaaaacaaacagaacTTACTCAATTATCAATTGTAACCCTACAATCAAGCAGTACACCATAACACTATCCCGCGTGGTATGATCCAAAGATTCCTTTACATGTGGGAAATAGTATGTCACATGattaatttgaatattataGATAAAAATGACATGTGTTTGAATTCCAATCCAGACCCGAAAAAAACCAAACcgttttaaagtttgaaaaaaaacgaTTCCTTGGAAAAAAAAGAGCTCACATTGAGTTTATGAATTCACAATTTAGTAAAATAGCTGCAGCAATTGCAATGTTTTTGTAGAAAAGAAATAATGgtttatttgaaaaaaggattattttgagttttctgtAACATTTAATACTTTCTAACAccagagttaaaaaaaaaagcgacCCCGGGGAATGACTTCTGGAATTGACTGtagttatttaaaaagaaaaaagatctTCTGAGTTGAGCTAGCGAACTGGTTAGGATTTTTACAAttatggccaaatagtttttattgTAATCTGAATTGATACAAATTGCCAATATCATTGATCTGTGTTTAACGGTAAAAAAGGGCAGTAgtcatttttctttttgagaccCGTTTAAAGATCCAAAAGAACTGCTCATATTGGAATGATATTTGCTACCCTAATTTTAAGCTGACAATCCTCTATTCTTTATCGACACTAAGTAAACACGCCGGTTTGAGTTATCTGATGTGTCATCTAGGTAGCTCCTTAACAGTATGgaattttttgcttttttcatCTTTATCAATCCTAGGTTTTCCAAACAAAGAACAAACTGTTGGATGGAGAACTAGTAACCCAAGTATGTTTTCAATTACTGGAAGTAATCTATTTATCTGATTTTGCCTTGACTTTCATAGTGATAACTGAACTTTGTAAAAgtctttaaacttttaaataacttgtttttttttcttgcaaacaTTAATCTCAAGTGATCGTTTTTACTTTACAATCGATATTTCATACGTACGAAAATCGTTTTGCgctgcaaattttattttatgtaagaTTCATAATTTTCTTTACTGCCATTCAGTTAAAAGGGGTAGTTCTgatttttacattgaaaaacaTTAATAAACGGATAA
This is a stretch of genomic DNA from Crassostrea angulata isolate pt1a10 chromosome 4, ASM2561291v2, whole genome shotgun sequence. It encodes these proteins:
- the LOC128180245 gene encoding tripartite motif-containing protein 2-like, with the translated sequence MDPWNSAQDVVRCTICKTSEALLHCSVCHIHLCKNCVENHFSDYSTDHNVVPLRQSLTTHYLKCRKHPTKQCELHCEQCDIPICAHCISSGEHLGHKQEDIFQNLNSKKEILRKDLDELENFVFPRYQELAHGIQVQKADLDKTSKTLKSAFDKQGEVWHREIDDIIKSLKFDLDKKESKTLTVLCKQEGEIDRRISEIKHNIATLKQILSSKDASFVFSYFPRNAEFWRLPVKLKMTLPNFTPQKINRDQLSQQFGSLSALYLTTEKNECPMTIKEIEPSPPERSLMDVPKITVTIDTCYKYLYNVTCLNDKELWSLGNDKIMKLYNLNGKLLKSIKTRSGNTPQDITVTMNGDLVYADHNDSTVNIIKNDKIHEAVRLRGWRPLSVCSASAGDDILVIMTSDDYKQTKVVRYSGSEEKQSFQSNDKEQPLFSSGLYNTKYITENKNLDICVCDTDAGAVVALNKSGKLWFKYTGQATQLPSTKRPFNPHGIATDSRCRILTADYNNKRIHILDFDGAFLRYINNCELDHPCYLCVDTRDNIFVAERSTSKVKKIQYYKETNSV